A genomic segment from Peromyscus maniculatus bairdii isolate BWxNUB_F1_BW_parent chromosome 11, HU_Pman_BW_mat_3.1, whole genome shotgun sequence encodes:
- the C11H1orf116 gene encoding specifically androgen-regulated gene protein isoform X1, protein MPKRELWPAGPCSEPGTHIGSCDSMMSATSAHSGSSDNSYDFLSAEEKECLLFLEKTIGSLEAEADSGLSTDESEPATSPGSFRALPITQQAPQGNPEVRDTQQVPSPKRVAHSSGPPGSHGLGLRSGSYSLPRNLHFGRSQNLTESATQTNSHGSETPEVLAEPEEGRTSQSTQPIQPPAPSQQPTLDLSTVLIPPPEAFQDIRPRQSGEESLPEELGEKRHTPQAGTPVSSQKKEEMSSETMSHKATEKGRTEGPPQPQLPPQNTRAEEAPLPSEVKPNIQQAPLTASKPRRLPPNIVLKSSRSSFHSHPQNWLSHPTEAADSVPVPSSLQEQQKARREALAKLGLPQDQDDPSLPVRHTSTLKVKEAQAQSPSQARAVVQQTPPTTAPGAASAAGKTSPGKAVTPMASSGKRVPAQETPPGKVAAAKSMPIPIPKASKENSSLTRPKPDPRLTLQESSIPGLRQINFKSNTLERSGVGLSSYLSAAEKDPKCQTSTSLGKSPVSDKASPSVLRNSRPRPASLGMGKDFAEIQGGKLVGLEQGPRAQQLSFRGQSHDKLPRPPCVSVKISPKGIPEGHRREALKKLGLLKE, encoded by the exons AGTGACAACAGTTACGACTTCCTGTCTGCCGAAGAGAAGGAGTGTCTGCTCTTCCTGGAGAAGACCATTGGCtccctggaggctgaggctgacaGTGGACTCTCCACGGACGAgtcagagccagccaccagtCCTGGAAGTTTCCGAGCACTACCCATCACCCAACAGGCTCCCCAGG GAAACCCAGAGGTGAGAGACACTCAGCAAGTGCCCTCACCAAAGAGAGTGGCCCACTCCTCTGGTCCTCCTGGGTCTCACGGTCTGGGCCTCAGGTCTGGTTCCTACAGCCTTCCCAGAAACCTCCACTTTGGCAGAAGCCAGAACCTCACGGAAAGCGCCACCCAGACGAACAGCCACGGATCTGAAACACCGGAGGTGTTAGCAGAGCCTGAGGAAGGGCGGACCAGCCAGAGCACTCAGCCCATCCAGCCGCCAGCCCCATCCCAGCAGCCTACCCTTGACCTGAGCACAGTTCTCATTCCCCCACCAGAGGCTTTTCAAGACATTAGGCCAAGACAAAGCGGGGAAGAGAGCCTACCTGAAGAGCTAGGAGAGAagagacacacaccacaggctGGTACTCCGGTCAGCTcccagaagaaagaggaaatgtcTTCGGAAACGATGTCCCATAAGGCCACTGAGAAAGGCCGGACAGAAGGTCCGCCACAGCCACAGCTACCTCCTCAGAACACAAGAGCTGAAGAGGCTCCCCTGCCATCAGAGGTCAAGCCAAATATCCAACAGGCTCCCCTCACGGCCTCCAAGCCCCGCAGGCTGCCTCCTAATATCGTACTGAAGAGCAGCCGCAGCAGTTTCCACAGCCACCCCCAGAACTGGCTGTCACACCCCACCGAGGCTGCAgactctgtccctgtcccttctTCCCTGCAGGAACAACAGAAAGCCCGCAGAGAGGCTCTGGCCAAGCTAGGGCTGCCCCAGGACCAAGATGACCCCAGCCTACCGGTAAGACATACAAGTACCCTCAAAGTCAAGGAGGCCCAGGCTCAGAGCCCTTCCCAGGCCCGGGCCGTGGTTCAGCAGACACCTCCAACCACGGCCCCAGGGGCTGCTTCTGCTGCAGGGAAAACTTCCCCAGGGAAGGCTGTCACCCCAATGGCCTCTTCGGGCAAGAGGGTCCCTGCCCAGGAGACCCCTCCAGGGAAGGTTGCAGCTGCCAAGTCTATGCCCATTCCCATCCCTAAGGCCTCAAAGGAAAACAGTTCCCTGACACGGCCCAAGCCTGATCCACGGCTGACCCTGCAGGAAAGTAGCATCCCCGGCCTGAGACAGATCAACTTCAAGTCCAATACCCTGGAGCGTTCAGGCGTGGGGTTGAGCAGCTATCTCTCGGCGGCAGAGAAAGACCCCAAATGCCAAACCAGTACATCTCTGGGAAAGAGCCCCGTCTCGGACAAGGCTTCACCCAGCGTCTTGCGTAACTCCCGGCCCCGGCCTGCCTCCTTGGGCATGGGAAAGGACTTTGCAGAAATCCAGGGGGGCAAATTGGTTGGCCTGGAGCAGGGCCCGCGCGCCCAGCAGCTGTccttcagaggacagagccacgACAAGCTTCCTCGCCCGCCCTGTGTCAGTGTTAAGATATCCCCCAAGGGCATCCCTGAGGGACACAGGAGGGAGGCTCTAAAGAAGCTGGGACTGCTGAAGGAGTAG
- the C11H1orf116 gene encoding specifically androgen-regulated gene protein isoform X2, translating into MSSETMSHKATEKGRTEGPPQPQLPPQNTRAEEAPLPSEVKPNIQQAPLTASKPRRLPPNIVLKSSRSSFHSHPQNWLSHPTEAADSVPVPSSLQEQQKARREALAKLGLPQDQDDPSLPVRHTSTLKVKEAQAQSPSQARAVVQQTPPTTAPGAASAAGKTSPGKAVTPMASSGKRVPAQETPPGKVAAAKSMPIPIPKASKENSSLTRPKPDPRLTLQESSIPGLRQINFKSNTLERSGVGLSSYLSAAEKDPKCQTSTSLGKSPVSDKASPSVLRNSRPRPASLGMGKDFAEIQGGKLVGLEQGPRAQQLSFRGQSHDKLPRPPCVSVKISPKGIPEGHRREALKKLGLLKE; encoded by the coding sequence atgtcTTCGGAAACGATGTCCCATAAGGCCACTGAGAAAGGCCGGACAGAAGGTCCGCCACAGCCACAGCTACCTCCTCAGAACACAAGAGCTGAAGAGGCTCCCCTGCCATCAGAGGTCAAGCCAAATATCCAACAGGCTCCCCTCACGGCCTCCAAGCCCCGCAGGCTGCCTCCTAATATCGTACTGAAGAGCAGCCGCAGCAGTTTCCACAGCCACCCCCAGAACTGGCTGTCACACCCCACCGAGGCTGCAgactctgtccctgtcccttctTCCCTGCAGGAACAACAGAAAGCCCGCAGAGAGGCTCTGGCCAAGCTAGGGCTGCCCCAGGACCAAGATGACCCCAGCCTACCGGTAAGACATACAAGTACCCTCAAAGTCAAGGAGGCCCAGGCTCAGAGCCCTTCCCAGGCCCGGGCCGTGGTTCAGCAGACACCTCCAACCACGGCCCCAGGGGCTGCTTCTGCTGCAGGGAAAACTTCCCCAGGGAAGGCTGTCACCCCAATGGCCTCTTCGGGCAAGAGGGTCCCTGCCCAGGAGACCCCTCCAGGGAAGGTTGCAGCTGCCAAGTCTATGCCCATTCCCATCCCTAAGGCCTCAAAGGAAAACAGTTCCCTGACACGGCCCAAGCCTGATCCACGGCTGACCCTGCAGGAAAGTAGCATCCCCGGCCTGAGACAGATCAACTTCAAGTCCAATACCCTGGAGCGTTCAGGCGTGGGGTTGAGCAGCTATCTCTCGGCGGCAGAGAAAGACCCCAAATGCCAAACCAGTACATCTCTGGGAAAGAGCCCCGTCTCGGACAAGGCTTCACCCAGCGTCTTGCGTAACTCCCGGCCCCGGCCTGCCTCCTTGGGCATGGGAAAGGACTTTGCAGAAATCCAGGGGGGCAAATTGGTTGGCCTGGAGCAGGGCCCGCGCGCCCAGCAGCTGTccttcagaggacagagccacgACAAGCTTCCTCGCCCGCCCTGTGTCAGTGTTAAGATATCCCCCAAGGGCATCCCTGAGGGACACAGGAGGGAGGCTCTAAAGAAGCTGGGACTGCTGAAGGAGTAG